In Hyphomicrobiaceae bacterium, the following are encoded in one genomic region:
- a CDS encoding PQQ-binding-like beta-propeller repeat protein, with product MKRPIGLAAQLLLGAFAATAFSAVASAQDANGNWTEFNGDYRSWRYSPLDEITKNNIGKLKVAWIHQPGDITSGIQVTPLVIDGVMYYIAANNRVYALDAATGNQLWDYIPELDPDHIKSIFASYNRGVAVGDGKVLFGTSDGRMMALDQKTGKEGWQVRLTNPKECHGCNFTSPPTIADGVAIIGKTGGDLAQRGEIYGVNIADGKLLWTFEVLKDDPKSWPGNTRETGGGGAWMPGSYDPNTKLYYVGTSNPAPDFRSSMRRGDNLYTSSLIALEPKTGKLVWHHQEVPNDSWDFDSQNEIVTVNHDGKDIMFHLNKGGFVTVLDKKDGKVLNVWKFSENVNWVDGIDPKTGALGKRHEPNDGKKDIFCPSALGARSMNAGSYSPKTKLWYTNGFELCNSAQTVETKIGDLAFSQPYFSTSEFEFNPPPGGKAYGYLKAFDPLTGKMAWRVDYKNPGLGWVLATAGGLVFNGDPEGWVHAYDDENGKELWKFNTGSGIRAGIMSYKANGKQYIVVPSGFGSLFPGFASSVFTDFKNVRGGAAVIAFTVE from the coding sequence ATGAAACGACCCATAGGGCTGGCAGCGCAATTGCTGCTCGGCGCATTCGCTGCTACGGCATTCTCTGCCGTTGCATCAGCACAAGATGCGAATGGAAACTGGACAGAATTCAACGGCGATTACCGCTCCTGGCGCTATAGCCCCCTCGATGAAATTACCAAAAACAACATTGGGAAGCTCAAGGTGGCCTGGATTCACCAGCCGGGCGACATCACATCTGGCATTCAGGTGACGCCGCTGGTTATCGACGGCGTCATGTATTACATCGCTGCGAACAACCGCGTTTATGCGCTCGACGCAGCCACCGGCAACCAACTTTGGGACTATATCCCGGAGCTCGACCCGGATCACATCAAGTCGATCTTTGCTTCCTACAATCGTGGCGTTGCCGTTGGTGACGGCAAAGTCCTGTTCGGCACGTCGGACGGCCGCATGATGGCGCTCGACCAGAAGACGGGCAAGGAAGGCTGGCAGGTTCGCTTGACCAACCCGAAGGAGTGCCACGGCTGCAACTTCACCTCGCCTCCCACCATTGCTGACGGCGTTGCCATCATCGGCAAGACAGGTGGTGACCTTGCTCAGCGCGGCGAGATTTATGGCGTCAACATCGCCGACGGCAAGCTGCTTTGGACGTTTGAAGTGCTTAAGGACGATCCTAAGAGCTGGCCTGGTAACACGCGCGAGACCGGCGGCGGCGGCGCCTGGATGCCGGGATCCTACGACCCGAACACGAAGCTCTACTACGTCGGAACGTCGAATCCTGCTCCGGACTTCCGCTCCAGCATGCGTCGTGGTGACAATCTCTACACTTCCTCGCTGATTGCGCTCGAACCAAAAACAGGAAAGCTTGTTTGGCACCATCAGGAAGTGCCCAACGATTCCTGGGACTTCGATTCCCAAAATGAGATCGTGACCGTCAATCACGATGGCAAGGACATCATGTTCCACCTCAACAAGGGTGGGTTCGTGACGGTCCTCGACAAGAAGGACGGAAAGGTTCTCAATGTCTGGAAGTTCAGCGAGAACGTGAATTGGGTTGACGGGATCGATCCGAAGACCGGCGCTCTCGGCAAGCGCCACGAGCCGAACGACGGGAAGAAAGACATCTTCTGCCCAAGCGCTCTTGGTGCTCGCAGCATGAACGCCGGTTCGTACAGCCCGAAGACCAAACTGTGGTATACGAACGGCTTTGAGCTGTGCAACTCAGCTCAGACGGTCGAGACCAAGATCGGGGATCTCGCATTCTCGCAGCCCTACTTCTCGACCAGCGAATTCGAGTTCAATCCGCCTCCGGGTGGCAAGGCCTATGGCTATCTCAAGGCATTTGACCCCTTGACGGGAAAAATGGCTTGGCGCGTCGACTATAAGAACCCCGGCCTCGGGTGGGTGTTGGCGACGGCTGGCGGCCTTGTCTTCAACGGCGATCCTGAAGGTTGGGTGCATGCCTACGATGACGAGAACGGCAAGGAACTCTGGAAGTTCAACACCGGTTCAGGCATCCGCGCCGGCATCATGAGCTATAAGGCCAATGGAAAGCAGTACATCGTCGTTCCGTCGGGCTTCGGTTCGCTGTTCCCAGGCTTCGCCTCCAGCGTCTTCACCGACTTCAAGAACGTTCGTGGCGGCGCCGCGGTAATCGCGTTCACCGTCGAGTAA
- a CDS encoding acetoacetate--CoA ligase — translation MSRPPLWTPEPDSVASCALTSFLNFLAPRHGEMDADQLHAWSVANSPEFWSELWDYAGIIGDKGAAPFIKQGQRLEETSFFPSASLNYAENALRFSKTDQEIVFWGENKVKSRLSANDLRLNVGAFQRVLRAAGVAAKDRVAAILPNVPDAICAFLGACSIGAIWSSCSPDFGEQGIVDRFGQIEPKVLVVADGYYYAGKTIDVSDKILAVLKRLPSVERVYVVNYIGGASALLDRINAIKPGSAELFEAALEKAGKSEPQFERLPFDHPLYILFSSGTTGVPKCIIHRAGGVLIKHLSEQILHTDIKPGDRLFYFTTLGWMMWNWLVSGLTTGASLLLYDGSPTYPTGDSLWRYAERESCTHFGTSAKYIDTIKKQQLGPGHTHNLAPMRVLLSTGSPLSPECFYYVYHAIKDEVHLASISGGTDICGCFVLGYPTKPVWRGEIQGPAFGLDPDVVDENGQSLKQGKGELVCRNAFPSMPLGFWNDPDGAKYRAAYFDRMPGLWHHGDFAEWTENGGFIIHGRSDATLNPGGVRIGTAEIYRVLEGISEVQDAVAVGQPVAEDVRVLLFVVMKQGEALTPELIDQIKTRIRHGASPRHVPFLVHAVPDIPRTRSGKISELAVRDTIIGIKVKNTEALANPESLASFENGPWSLAPAAQ, via the coding sequence ATGTCACGACCACCGTTGTGGACTCCCGAACCCGATAGCGTAGCTTCGTGCGCGCTAACATCGTTCTTGAATTTCCTGGCGCCTCGCCATGGCGAGATGGATGCTGACCAGCTCCATGCCTGGAGCGTTGCCAACAGCCCCGAGTTCTGGTCTGAACTCTGGGACTATGCCGGTATCATTGGCGACAAGGGTGCTGCGCCCTTCATCAAGCAAGGCCAACGCCTGGAAGAGACGAGCTTCTTTCCATCCGCATCGTTGAACTATGCAGAAAACGCGCTGCGCTTCTCGAAGACGGATCAGGAAATCGTCTTTTGGGGAGAGAACAAGGTCAAGTCACGCTTGAGCGCGAATGACCTGCGTCTTAACGTCGGCGCGTTTCAACGTGTCCTGCGCGCGGCCGGCGTCGCGGCAAAGGATCGTGTCGCGGCGATCCTTCCCAATGTTCCTGACGCAATTTGCGCCTTTCTCGGAGCCTGCTCTATAGGCGCCATATGGTCATCATGTTCTCCAGACTTCGGCGAGCAAGGTATCGTGGACCGGTTTGGCCAAATCGAGCCCAAGGTATTGGTGGTCGCCGATGGCTACTATTATGCCGGCAAGACAATCGATGTTTCCGACAAGATCCTCGCTGTTTTGAAACGCCTCCCAAGCGTCGAGCGTGTGTACGTCGTGAACTATATCGGCGGTGCCAGCGCGCTGCTGGACCGCATCAACGCAATCAAACCCGGCAGTGCCGAACTATTTGAAGCCGCGCTGGAGAAAGCCGGAAAATCTGAACCACAGTTTGAGCGCCTTCCGTTCGATCATCCTCTGTACATTCTCTTCTCGTCAGGAACGACGGGCGTCCCCAAATGCATCATCCATCGTGCAGGCGGCGTCCTGATCAAGCACCTGAGTGAGCAAATCCTCCATACCGACATTAAGCCAGGGGATCGGCTGTTCTATTTCACGACGTTGGGTTGGATGATGTGGAACTGGCTCGTATCAGGCTTGACCACGGGCGCCAGCCTGCTGCTTTACGATGGCTCCCCGACTTATCCGACCGGTGATTCTCTGTGGCGCTACGCAGAGAGGGAATCTTGCACACACTTTGGCACTTCGGCTAAATACATCGATACGATCAAGAAGCAGCAGCTAGGCCCCGGACACACACATAACCTCGCGCCCATGAGAGTCCTCCTGTCGACGGGATCGCCTCTTTCTCCCGAGTGCTTCTATTACGTCTATCACGCCATAAAGGATGAAGTGCACCTCGCTTCTATCTCTGGCGGAACAGACATCTGCGGATGTTTTGTGCTCGGCTATCCGACCAAGCCAGTGTGGCGTGGAGAAATCCAGGGACCAGCGTTTGGATTAGACCCTGACGTCGTTGATGAGAATGGACAATCCCTCAAGCAAGGAAAGGGTGAACTCGTTTGCCGCAACGCTTTCCCTTCGATGCCGCTTGGATTCTGGAACGACCCTGACGGCGCAAAATATCGCGCCGCCTATTTCGACCGGATGCCCGGGCTCTGGCACCATGGCGACTTTGCCGAATGGACTGAGAATGGCGGCTTCATCATTCATGGCCGTTCCGACGCAACGTTGAACCCTGGCGGCGTCCGCATTGGCACAGCGGAAATCTATCGCGTCCTAGAAGGCATTTCTGAGGTTCAGGACGCAGTTGCTGTCGGACAGCCCGTGGCTGAAGACGTTCGTGTCCTGCTGTTCGTTGTCATGAAACAGGGTGAAGCGCTCACTCCTGAACTCATCGATCAGATCAAGACTCGCATTCGTCATGGAGCGTCCCCGCGCCATGTGCCGTTTCTGGTGCACGCGGTTCCAGATATTCCCAGGACTCGGTCCGGCAAGATCTCCGAGCTTGCCGTGCGTGACACCATCATCGGCATAAAGGTCAAAAACACCGAGGCGCTTGCCAATCCTGAATCGCTGGCCAGCTTCGAAAATGGCCCGTGGAGTTTGGCGCCCGCGGCACAATAA
- a CDS encoding quinoprotein dehydrogenase-associated SoxYZ-like carrier, whose translation MTFLSKAALVSLASYCMLAFSFYAQAKDETWAGIKSELIGDVAIEENPSILSIAAPEKADDPAVVPVSVSISDTYKGEISQLFLIIDNNPSPLAAKIDFGPAAGLSGRRLFSTRVRMDTQSPVRAVMRTADGHYYMAAQTVVAAGGCSAPSPKDVDSASHEGETRIKVFAPAPGSTWLPEAQVMVRHPNFNGMQRNAETGQTIPARFIEKIKVDSSDRNVFEMTAGISISANPNLRFTFAASPSLNLAVDTVDTDGNHFIGNFPN comes from the coding sequence TTGACTTTCCTTTCCAAAGCGGCACTCGTGTCGCTTGCATCATACTGCATGCTTGCTTTCTCGTTCTACGCCCAAGCGAAGGACGAGACCTGGGCTGGCATCAAGAGTGAACTCATCGGCGATGTCGCCATTGAGGAGAACCCCTCCATCCTCTCAATCGCCGCACCTGAGAAGGCCGACGACCCCGCCGTTGTTCCCGTGAGCGTATCGATCTCAGATACGTACAAAGGTGAGATCTCTCAGCTCTTTTTGATCATCGACAACAATCCGTCGCCGCTCGCAGCAAAGATAGATTTTGGCCCGGCAGCCGGGTTGTCCGGCCGCAGACTGTTCTCGACGCGCGTACGAATGGATACTCAGTCGCCCGTTCGAGCCGTCATGCGAACAGCGGACGGGCATTACTACATGGCCGCTCAAACTGTCGTTGCTGCTGGCGGTTGCTCGGCACCCAGTCCCAAAGATGTTGATAGCGCCTCTCACGAGGGCGAAACCCGCATAAAAGTCTTCGCGCCCGCGCCTGGTTCTACCTGGTTGCCCGAGGCTCAGGTCATGGTGCGACATCCAAATTTCAACGGCATGCAGCGCAACGCAGAAACGGGTCAAACAATTCCCGCCCGCTTCATCGAAAAGATCAAGGTCGACTCATCGGATCGCAACGTCTTTGAAATGACGGCTGGTATTTCGATTTCCGCCAATCCAAATCTGCGATTTACGTTCGCGGCGAGCCCTTCTCTCAATCTGGCCGTCGATACCGTCGACACCGACGGCAATCATTTCATTGGCAACTTCCCCAATTGA
- a CDS encoding EF-hand domain-containing protein produces the protein MRLKFLVAAAIVAVSIPCAAMAESLGDREAAEIGGNVFKKLDANGDGTVDATEFQGLVNHHFKKADKNGDGVVDTEEMGGAEANALIQMKEF, from the coding sequence ATGAGGCTGAAGTTTCTCGTCGCCGCTGCAATTGTTGCTGTCTCCATTCCGTGCGCTGCCATGGCTGAAAGCCTGGGAGATAGAGAGGCTGCAGAAATTGGCGGCAATGTTTTCAAGAAGCTGGACGCCAATGGTGATGGTACGGTCGACGCCACCGAATTCCAGGGACTCGTCAACCACCATTTCAAGAAGGCCGACAAGAACGGCGACGGCGTCGTTGACACTGAGGAAATGGGCGGCGCAGAGGCCAACGCTCTCATCCAGATGAAGGAATTCTAA
- a CDS encoding HAD family hydrolase gives MTFVVPGLAFADDKDPLPSWNDGPTKASIVDFVTAVTTSGGPDYVAPEERIATFDNDGTLWTEQPMYTQLAFALDRVKAMEPLHPEWKDTQPFKAVLEGDMKTVAESGEKGLLQLVMATHAGMTTDEFSKIVTDWFATAKHPRFKKSYLKLVYQPMLELLAYLRANGFKTFITSGGGVEFMRPWTMSVYGIPPEQVVGSSIKTAFEMKDGRPTLMRLAELNFIDDKAGKPVGINQYIGRVPIAAFGNSDGDLQMLQWTTLQGGRRFGLIVHHTDAEREYAYDRKSTFGKLDEALDAAAVNQWTVVDMKNDWKVIFPE, from the coding sequence ATGACCTTCGTGGTCCCCGGCTTGGCATTCGCCGACGATAAGGATCCTCTGCCCTCCTGGAACGACGGCCCCACAAAGGCATCAATTGTCGATTTCGTCACTGCCGTCACCACCTCGGGCGGACCCGATTACGTTGCACCGGAAGAACGCATCGCCACCTTCGACAACGACGGGACGCTGTGGACCGAGCAGCCGATGTACACCCAGCTCGCGTTCGCGCTCGATCGGGTAAAGGCAATGGAGCCGCTCCATCCTGAATGGAAGGATACGCAGCCCTTCAAAGCCGTTCTTGAAGGCGACATGAAAACCGTTGCCGAGTCCGGAGAGAAAGGCCTTCTCCAGCTCGTGATGGCAACGCATGCAGGCATGACGACCGACGAATTTTCAAAAATCGTCACCGATTGGTTTGCAACAGCCAAACATCCTAGATTCAAGAAGTCATACTTGAAACTGGTCTACCAGCCGATGCTGGAGTTGCTCGCCTATCTCAGGGCGAACGGCTTTAAGACTTTTATCACCTCCGGAGGCGGCGTTGAATTCATGCGGCCATGGACGATGTCGGTGTATGGCATCCCTCCAGAGCAAGTCGTCGGATCATCGATCAAGACAGCATTTGAGATGAAGGATGGGCGGCCTACCCTGATGCGCCTCGCCGAACTGAACTTCATTGACGACAAGGCCGGAAAACCTGTGGGCATCAATCAGTACATCGGCCGTGTGCCTATCGCAGCATTCGGCAACTCCGATGGCGACTTGCAGATGCTGCAATGGACGACGCTCCAAGGCGGAAGACGCTTCGGACTGATCGTGCATCACACCGATGCGGAACGCGAATACGCCTATGATCGCAAATCGACATTTGGCAAACTCGATGAAGCACTCGACGCTGCGGCAGTGAACCAATGGACGGTTGTCGATATGAAGAACGATTGGAAAGTAATCTTTCCTGAATAG
- a CDS encoding bifunctional enoyl-CoA hydratase/phosphate acetyltransferase, with protein sequence MRRHHHIFERIIDRARGLPSPAMAVVYPLSDVALQGAVEAAEAGLIEPILIGPAKRMKELARTCKLYVDSYRIIDVEDDQKAAAKGVELCRTGEASALMKGSLHTDHFMHAVMLDDVGLRTHRRISHVFVLDVPSYPRTLLITDAAINIYPKLADKVDIVQNAIELAHDVGIQEPKVAILSAVETVTPAIQSTLDAAALCKMADRGQITGGALDGPLAFDNAVNLKAAKIKHIHSPVAGRADILVVPDLESGNMLAKQLEYLADAEAAGIVVGARVPIVLTSRADSPKSRLASCAVAALLAHSRSQKPEGAAVGKAS encoded by the coding sequence ATGCGTCGTCATCACCACATCTTCGAACGCATCATCGACCGCGCCAGAGGTCTGCCTTCTCCAGCAATGGCAGTGGTCTATCCCTTGAGTGACGTTGCGCTTCAAGGAGCGGTCGAGGCAGCAGAGGCTGGCCTGATCGAGCCCATTCTCATCGGTCCCGCCAAGCGAATGAAAGAATTGGCTCGTACATGCAAACTTTATGTCGACTCCTATCGCATCATCGATGTTGAAGACGATCAGAAAGCCGCTGCTAAGGGCGTAGAGTTGTGCCGCACGGGCGAGGCATCCGCACTCATGAAGGGGAGCCTCCATACTGATCATTTCATGCATGCGGTCATGCTGGACGATGTGGGCCTTAGAACCCACCGCCGGATCAGCCACGTTTTCGTTCTTGATGTACCGAGCTATCCACGCACGCTGCTCATTACAGACGCTGCTATCAATATTTATCCAAAGCTCGCCGATAAGGTCGACATTGTGCAGAACGCCATTGAACTCGCACACGACGTCGGAATTCAAGAACCTAAGGTCGCGATTCTTTCCGCCGTCGAGACTGTTACTCCCGCAATTCAATCCACGCTCGATGCCGCCGCCCTCTGCAAGATGGCCGATCGCGGCCAGATTACCGGCGGCGCTCTCGACGGGCCGCTGGCTTTCGACAATGCGGTCAACCTCAAGGCCGCCAAAATCAAGCACATTCATTCACCCGTTGCAGGCCGGGCCGACATTCTTGTCGTTCCGGATCTTGAATCGGGAAACATGCTCGCCAAACAATTGGAGTACCTGGCAGATGCCGAGGCTGCTGGCATCGTCGTCGGCGCACGTGTTCCCATCGTTCTGACGAGCCGTGCCGACAGCCCAAAGAGCCGTCTCGCGTCATGCGCTGTAGCAGCGCTTCTCGCGCACTCACGAAGTCAAAAACCAGAAGGTGCAGCCGTCGGCAAGGCAAGCTGA
- a CDS encoding acetate/propionate family kinase, translating into MRTNENILVVNAGSSSIKFAVFTSSLVRQISGELDGIGATPHLSARNANGDKLADRDFHTGEVSVHYLLAETVAWIESHLGPGSLIAIGHRVATGGLSHSSPAIVTPSVLEKLQTLIPLAPLHQPRNLEPIEILAKLHPGQPQVACFDSAFHSTMPRIARLYGLPRSLTESGAQRFGYHGLSYEFIASRLPDLDPKAAAGRTVVAHLGSGSSMCALSSGKSIATTMGFSPLSGLVMGTRPGELDAGLLIWMMREKGWSASDVENLLYNESGLKGVSGISSDMRVLLESQDDQAREAVELFVHRISLELGSLAAALGGLDALVFTGGIGEHAAAIRKAVCDRSTWLGIHIDAESNEHSSERISTQESRVSVWAVPTDEERMVATHTIQLVSPRGDPKRQ; encoded by the coding sequence ATGCGCACGAACGAAAACATCCTTGTCGTCAATGCCGGTTCTTCCAGCATCAAGTTTGCTGTCTTCACCTCAAGTCTCGTGCGGCAGATCTCTGGCGAGCTTGACGGTATCGGAGCCACTCCACACCTTAGCGCACGAAACGCCAATGGCGACAAACTGGCCGATCGCGACTTCCACACTGGAGAGGTGAGTGTCCACTACCTGCTTGCGGAAACCGTAGCATGGATTGAAAGCCATCTCGGCCCGGGGAGCTTGATCGCCATCGGCCACCGCGTAGCCACCGGCGGCCTATCGCATTCCTCTCCCGCAATCGTCACACCCAGCGTTCTGGAAAAGCTCCAAACTCTCATCCCCCTCGCACCTCTGCACCAACCCCGCAATCTCGAACCAATAGAAATATTGGCCAAATTGCACCCGGGCCAGCCGCAGGTCGCCTGCTTCGACTCTGCATTCCACAGTACGATGCCGCGCATCGCCCGACTTTATGGCCTGCCGCGAAGCCTCACCGAATCTGGTGCGCAACGCTTCGGTTACCACGGGCTTTCCTATGAATTCATCGCCAGCCGCCTGCCCGATCTGGACCCGAAGGCTGCCGCCGGCCGCACCGTCGTCGCGCACTTGGGCAGCGGCAGCAGTATGTGCGCGCTCAGCTCTGGCAAGAGCATTGCCACGACGATGGGCTTCAGCCCTCTCAGCGGCCTCGTCATGGGCACTCGTCCTGGCGAACTCGACGCTGGACTCTTGATCTGGATGATGCGCGAAAAGGGCTGGAGCGCGAGCGACGTTGAGAACTTGCTCTATAATGAGAGCGGTCTCAAGGGCGTGTCCGGCATCTCCAGCGACATGCGCGTATTGCTCGAAAGTCAGGACGATCAAGCACGCGAAGCGGTCGAACTATTCGTGCACCGCATCTCATTGGAGCTTGGCAGCCTTGCTGCTGCACTAGGCGGACTAGACGCGCTGGTGTTTACCGGTGGCATCGGCGAGCACGCCGCCGCCATCCGCAAGGCTGTCTGCGATCGATCAACCTGGCTTGGCATACATATCGACGCAGAGAGCAACGAACATTCGAGCGAGCGCATTTCTACGCAAGAGAGCCGCGTCAGCGTCTGGGCCGTTCCAACCGACGAAGAACGGATGGTAGCTACCCACACAATCCAGCTCGTCAGCCCACGCGGCGATCCCAAACGACAATGA
- a CDS encoding alpha/beta fold hydrolase: MLQNNSTAPSSDTKPKAKPIKQEHSVPFFWPMAAAIEFQEAGLKFVEDNIRYLAEAEAIENPPPPDWATSNTIQLDLDTMRLRDFSKDPAKAVVPVLVDAPYAGHSSTIADYAPGQSLVQTLLTSGIARVLVADWKSATNDMSNFNIDKYLAEINVAVDDLGGRVNLVGLCQGGWMSAMYASRFPHKVASLVLAGSPIDTDAGNGPIKRMAHELPLGFYERMVDAGGGRMLGQNMLAGWKNMHPGEQYLGKYIDLYEHIEDKSYITRTERFERWYENPIDLPGRYYLQAIDLLFKKNVFARGDFIGLGRKLSLNDVKCPAYLLAGESDDITTREQVFAAEQLLGTPKGAITKKLVPGGHIGLFMGSRTLKEAWPEIANWIKANGV, encoded by the coding sequence ATGCTTCAAAACAACAGCACTGCCCCAAGTTCTGACACGAAACCTAAAGCGAAGCCGATCAAACAGGAACATAGCGTCCCCTTCTTCTGGCCCATGGCCGCCGCGATCGAGTTTCAAGAAGCGGGATTGAAGTTCGTCGAAGACAACATCCGCTATCTCGCTGAAGCCGAAGCCATAGAAAATCCGCCGCCACCCGATTGGGCGACCTCCAACACGATACAGTTGGATCTCGACACCATGCGGCTTCGAGACTTTTCCAAGGATCCCGCGAAAGCAGTGGTTCCCGTGCTGGTCGACGCGCCCTACGCCGGCCATAGCTCAACTATTGCCGACTATGCTCCAGGACAGAGCCTTGTGCAGACGCTTCTCACGAGCGGCATCGCGCGCGTGCTGGTGGCAGATTGGAAAAGCGCAACAAACGATATGAGCAACTTCAACATCGACAAGTATCTTGCCGAAATAAATGTCGCCGTTGACGATCTGGGAGGACGCGTCAATCTCGTAGGTCTGTGCCAGGGTGGCTGGATGTCGGCAATGTATGCATCCCGCTTCCCGCACAAGGTTGCCAGCCTCGTTCTCGCTGGCTCGCCGATTGACACTGACGCTGGAAACGGCCCGATCAAGCGTATGGCGCACGAACTGCCGCTTGGATTCTACGAGAGGATGGTCGATGCCGGCGGCGGTCGCATGCTTGGTCAGAACATGCTCGCCGGCTGGAAAAACATGCACCCAGGCGAACAGTACCTCGGAAAGTACATCGACCTTTACGAACATATCGAAGACAAATCATACATTACCCGAACCGAGCGCTTTGAGCGTTGGTACGAAAATCCAATCGACCTGCCGGGCAGGTATTATCTCCAAGCCATAGACCTGCTTTTCAAAAAAAATGTCTTTGCGAGGGGGGACTTCATCGGGCTTGGCCGCAAGCTCTCGCTTAATGATGTGAAGTGTCCGGCCTATCTCCTCGCTGGCGAGAGCGACGACATAACAACACGCGAACAAGTCTTTGCGGCCGAACAACTGCTGGGAACACCAAAGGGAGCCATTACGAAAAAACTCGTACCCGGCGGTCATATCGGCTTGTTCATGGGCTCGCGCACTTTGAAGGAGGCGTGGCCCGAGATTGCGAATTGGATCAAGGCAAACGGCGTCTAG
- a CDS encoding STAS/SEC14 domain-containing protein, producing MLEILKGYPDDVLAISAKGEVTADDYARTLIPELNARIAKYDSVRMLYELGPEYTGFSAGAAWADMRTGISNWSKFERIAVVTDVGWIRDTMRLFVPFFHHAMRVFSNAELAEAHDWIISKAAAA from the coding sequence ATGCTTGAAATACTCAAAGGCTATCCCGATGACGTTCTCGCTATTTCTGCCAAAGGGGAGGTCACCGCGGATGATTATGCCAGGACGCTTATTCCCGAACTCAATGCGCGGATTGCGAAATATGATTCAGTGCGCATGCTCTACGAGCTTGGACCGGAATACACTGGCTTCAGCGCCGGCGCCGCTTGGGCCGATATGAGAACCGGCATCTCAAACTGGAGCAAGTTCGAGCGTATCGCCGTTGTTACCGATGTGGGCTGGATAAGGGACACCATGCGCCTGTTCGTCCCGTTCTTTCACCATGCCATGCGTGTATTCTCAAACGCGGAGCTCGCCGAGGCGCACGACTGGATCATTTCGAAAGCCGCAGCAGCATGA